From one Paramormyrops kingsleyae isolate MSU_618 chromosome 1, PKINGS_0.4, whole genome shotgun sequence genomic stretch:
- the LOC111833188 gene encoding BBSome complex member BBS5 — protein MASMLDALWEDRDVRFDITAQQMKTRPGEVLIDCLDSIEDTKGNNGDRGRLLVTNLRIIWHSLALPRVNLSVGYNSIINITTRTANSKLRGQTEALYILTKSSNTRFEFIFTSVVPGSPRLFTSVIAVHRAYETSKMYRDLKLRAALIHNKQLRLLPQEQVYDKINGVWNLSSDQGNLGTFFITNVRIVWHANMNECFNVSIPYLQIRSIKIRDSKFGLALVIESSQQTGGYVLGFKIDPIEKLQDVVKEINSLHKVYSASPIFGVQYEMEEKPQPLEELTVEQPADDVEIEPDEQTDAFTAYFADGHKQQDREAVFCEELGLAIEKLKEGFTLQGLWEVVP, from the exons ATGGCATCTATGTTGGATGCTCTTTGGGAAGACAGGGATGTTAGGTTCGATATTACTGCGCA GCAAATGAAAACGAGACCAGGCGAAGTGCTTATAGATTGCTTAGATTCTATTGAAGACACCAAAGGAAATAATGGAGACAGAG GGAGGCTTCTTGTCACAAATCTGAGAATCATCTGGCACTCTTTGGCTCTACCCAGAGTCAATTTGT ctGTGGGATACAACTCAATTATTAATATTACCACAAGAACTGCTAATTCA AAACTGAGGGGTCAGACTGAAGCACTGTACATATTAACCAAGAGCAGTAACACCAGGTTTGAGTTTATTTTCACCAGTGTGGTTCCGGGAAGCCCCAGGTTGTTCACGTCCGTCATTGCAGTCCACAG GGCTTATGAAACCTCAAAGATGTACCGTGACTTGAAGTTGAGAGCAGCTCTTATTCATAATAAACAGCTGAGACTTTTGCCACAAGAACAGGTTTATGACAAAATTAACGGAGTGTGGAACTTATCCAGCGACCAG GGTAACCTGGGAACCTTTTTTATCACAAACGTGCGAATTGTGTGGCACGCCAACATGAACGAGTGTTTCAACGTCAGCATCCCCTACCTGCAGATT CGCTCCATCAAGATCAGAGATTCCAAATTTGGCCTGGCGTTAGTGATAGAGAGCTCTCAGCAG ACAGGTGGGTATGTACTTGGTTTCAAGATCGACCCCATAGAGAAACTACAGGATGTGGTGAAAGAGATCAACTCTCTGCACAAGGTTTACTCTGCAAGTCCCATCTTTGGAGTACAGTATGAGATGGAAGAAAAG CCGCAGCCACTGGAGGAGCTGACAGTGGAGCAGCCTGCCGACGACGTGGAGATCGAGCCAGATGAGCAGACGGATGCTTTCACA GCATACTTTGCAGATGGCCATAAG CAACAAGACAGAGAAGCAGTGTTCTGTGAAGAGCTTGGACTGGCTATTGAGAAGCTGAAAGAGGGATTTACACTGCAGGGACTCTGGGAAGTCGTGCCTTAA
- the LOC111833114 gene encoding kelch-like protein 41b: protein MDPKSMKEDLRLYQSTLLQDGLKELLNENKFVDCTLKVGDRSLPCHRLIMAACSPYFREVFFSEDGKEIKGTNEVVLENVDPNVMDMIVKYLYSAEIDLTDENVQEIFALANRFQIPSVFTVCVNYLQRKLSVGNCLAIFRLGLVLSCPRLAVAARDYIADRFEILSQEEDFLQLEPHELFAIIGGDSLNVEKEELVFESLMNWVRTDKEKRVKNLNDAFDCIRFRLLSEKYFKEKVEKDDIIKADPELLKKIKVIKDAFVGKLPAKEKKKGESSAAVVNGEAGEDEMLPGYLNDVRRHGMYAKDLIVLINDTAAVAYDASDNECFLAAMAEQIPRNHVSLTSKKNHLYILGGLFVDEENKEMPLQCYFYQLDSLASDWIALPPMPSPRCLFGMGQYGNLIFAVAGKDLQTNESLDSVMCYDTEKMKWTETKKLPLRIHGHAVVSQNGLLYCIGGKTDDNKAINKMFAYNHKQSEWRELAAMKTPRAMFGAVIHNGKIVVAGGVNEDGLTATSEVYDFGTNKWIPFTEFPQERSSVNLVSSGGSLYAVGGFAMIQMENKECAPTEVTDIWQYEEDKKQWSGMLRELRYASGSSCVSMRLNPAKMPKL from the exons ATGGATCCGAAAAGTATGAAGGAAGATCTACGGCTCTATCAGAGCACTCTGCTCCAGGACGGCCTGAAGGAGCTCCTGAATGAGAACAAATTTGTGGACTGCACCCTCAAAGTGGGTGACCGGAGCTTGCCCTGCCACAGGCTCATCATGGCTGCCTGTAGCCCTTACTTCCGTGAGGTCTTCTTCTCTGAAGATGGCAAGGAAATCAAGGGTACCAATGAAGTGGTTCTTGAGAACGTGGACCCAAATGTCATGGACATGATTGTAAAGTACCTCTATTCCGCAGAAATCGACCTGACAGATGAGAACGTGCAGGAAATTTTTGCTTTGGCAAACCGTTTCCAAATCCCCTCCGTGTTCACTGTGTGTGTAAACTACTTGCAACGGAAGCTTTCTGTCGGAAACTGCCTGGCTATATTCCGATTGGGGCTGGTTCTCAGTTGCCCTCGTTTGGCTGTGGCCGCCCGAGACTACATTGCGGACCGCTTTGAGATCCTTTCCCAAGAGGAGGACTTCCTCCAGCTTGAGCCACATGAGCTCTTTGCCATTATTGGCGGGGATTCGCTGAATGTTGAGAAAGAGGAGTTGGTGTTTGAGTCCCTGATGAACTGGGTCAGGACCGACAAGGAAAAGCGGGTGAAGAACCTAAACGACGCCTTTGACTGTATCCGCTTCCGCCTGCTGTCTGAGAAGTACTTCAAGGAGAAGGTAGAGAAGGATGACATAATCAAGGCAGACCCAGAACTGTTAAAGAAAATCAAGGTCATCAAAGATGCTTTTGTTGGGAAGTTGCCTGCGAAGGAGAAGAAGAAAGGAGAATCTAGTGCAGCGGTAGTAAatggggaagcaggagaggatGAAATGTTGCCAGGTTACCTTAACGACGTCCGAAGGCATGGCATGTACGCCAAGGATTTGATCGTGCTGATCAATGACACCGCTGCGGTGGCCTACGACGCCAGTGATAATGAATGCTTTCTGGCTGCCATGGCAGAGCAGATCCCGAGAAACCATGTCAGTCTGACCTCAAAGAAGAACCATCTCTACATCCTGGGAGGTTTGTTTGTGGACGAGGAGAATAAAGAGATGCCTCTGCAATGCTACTTCTATCAG CTGGACAGTCTTGCCTCTGATTGGATCGCCCTGCCGCCAATGCCATCGCCGAGGTGCCTGTTCGGAATGGGACAGTACGGAAACCTGATCTTCGCAGTGGCTGGAAAAGACCTCCAGACCAACGAGTCCCTTGACTCGGTGATGTGCTATGACACTGA AAAAATGAAGTGGACCGAGACGAAAAAGCTGCCTCTCCGGATCCACGGACATGCCGTGGTGTCCCAGAATGGGCTCTTATACTGCATCGGTGGAAAGACAGATGACAA CAAAGCCATCAACAAGATGTTCGCATATAATCACAAGCAATCGGAGTGGAGAGAGCTGGCCGCCATGAAAACTCCTAGGGCGATGTTTGGGGCCGTTATTCACAATGGAAAGATTGTGGTGGCCGGAGGCGTCAACGAAGACGGTCTCACCGCCACGTCCGAGGTCTACGACTTTGGAACCAACAA GTGGATCCCCTTCACGGAGTTCCCCCAGGAGAGGAGCTCCGTCAACCTCGTCAGTAGTGGAGGTTCCCTGTATGCTGTTGGAGGTTTCGCCATGATTCAGATGGAGAACAAAGAGTGTGCCCCCACTGAGGTCACAGACATCTGGCA GTACGAGGAGGACAAGAAGCAGTGGAGCGGGATGCTGAGGGAGCTGCGCTATGCCTCCGGGTCATCCTGCGTCTCCATGCGCCTCAACCCGGCCAAGATGCCCAAGCTCTGA